A single genomic interval of Nitrospirota bacterium harbors:
- the lysA gene encoding diaminopimelate decarboxylase produces the protein MHDFQYRQGELYCEDVPIGRIAKEVGTPCYVYSHATLVRHFRAYDGAFQNIPHIVAYAMKANSNLAILRLMAREGSGVDIVSGGELYRALQAGVPASKIVFAGVGKSREEIRDALKSDILMFNVESSAELHAIDEVAAEMGARARVALRINPDIDPKTHPYISTGLKKSKFGISADRALDEFKLASSLKHIEVVGVHKHIGSQLTDVTPFVDALRKVLGLVEALKAQGIGIRYVNIGGGLGITYADESPPRPQDLADAISPLVRDLKCVLIMEPGRVIVGNAGVLVTKVLYTKEGEAKRFVIVDAAMNDLIRPSLYGAYHDIRPVREAAAHGERKTVDVVGPVCESGDFLAKDRAMPETKPGELLAVMSAGAYGFVMSSNYNSRPRAPEVLVKGGEMHVIRARETCADLVRGETIPDFLR, from the coding sequence ATGCATGATTTTCAGTACCGACAGGGCGAACTCTACTGCGAAGATGTCCCGATCGGCCGCATCGCCAAGGAAGTCGGCACGCCGTGCTACGTGTACAGCCATGCCACGCTGGTGAGGCATTTTCGGGCGTACGACGGCGCGTTCCAGAACATTCCCCACATCGTCGCCTATGCCATGAAGGCCAATTCCAATCTGGCGATCCTGCGCCTGATGGCCCGCGAGGGCAGCGGCGTGGACATCGTGTCGGGCGGCGAGTTGTACCGCGCCTTGCAGGCCGGCGTGCCGGCTTCAAAGATCGTGTTCGCCGGGGTCGGGAAGAGCCGAGAGGAAATCCGCGATGCGCTCAAGTCGGATATTCTCATGTTTAACGTGGAGTCCTCGGCCGAGCTCCATGCGATCGACGAGGTCGCAGCCGAGATGGGCGCTCGGGCACGGGTGGCGCTGCGGATCAATCCGGACATCGATCCCAAGACGCATCCCTATATTTCGACCGGGTTGAAGAAAAGCAAATTCGGGATCAGCGCGGACCGCGCGCTCGATGAGTTTAAGCTGGCGTCATCGCTCAAGCACATCGAGGTCGTCGGGGTCCACAAGCATATCGGCTCCCAGCTCACCGATGTGACGCCGTTCGTCGATGCGCTCCGGAAGGTGCTCGGATTGGTCGAGGCCCTCAAAGCGCAGGGGATCGGAATCCGGTACGTTAACATCGGCGGCGGGCTCGGCATTACGTACGCCGACGAATCACCGCCAAGGCCTCAGGATCTGGCGGACGCCATCTCGCCGCTGGTGCGGGATCTCAAATGCGTGTTGATCATGGAACCGGGCCGCGTCATCGTGGGGAACGCCGGCGTGCTCGTCACGAAAGTGCTCTACACTAAAGAGGGCGAGGCCAAACGGTTCGTGATCGTGGACGCGGCGATGAACGATCTCATCCGCCCGAGCTTGTACGGCGCGTACCACGATATCCGTCCAGTTCGGGAGGCGGCCGCGCACGGAGAACGTAAGACCGTCGATGTGGTCGGCCCGGTCTGCGAGTCGGGCGACTTTCTGGCGAAAGATCGGGCGATGCCCGAAACGAAACCGGGCGAGCTGCTGGCGGTCATGAGCGCGGGCGCCTACGGATTCGTGATGTCGTCCAATTACAACTCCAGGCCGCGGGCGCCGGAAGTCCTGGTCAAGGGTGGAGAGATGCATGTCATCCGCGCGCGGGAAACCTGCGCAGATCTCGTGCGCGGCGAAACCATTCCCGATTTCCTCAGGTAA
- the dapA gene encoding 4-hydroxy-tetrahydrodipicolinate synthase — protein MFTGSLVAIVTPFKNGRVDERSLGDFIEWQIANGTDGIVPCGTTGESATLSHDEHERVIAFTVEVVKRRVPVIAGTGSNCTDEAISLTQHAKRVGADGALLITPYYNKPTQEGLFRHFKAVAEAADIPIVLYNIPGRTGVNMLPATVARLTSVQNIVAIKEGSGSVQQASDIVQMCGDRITVLSGDDPLTLPMMAVGAKGVITVTANIAPVDMAYLVDAFAEGRVEEARRLHFKLSPLFAALFLETNPIPVKAALSMMGKIEEELRLPLCPIGQENRDKLARVMKDYGLI, from the coding sequence ATGTTTACCGGCTCACTAGTCGCCATCGTCACGCCCTTCAAGAACGGGCGGGTGGATGAACGGTCATTGGGCGACTTCATTGAATGGCAGATCGCCAACGGCACCGACGGGATCGTGCCGTGCGGCACGACCGGGGAATCGGCCACGCTCTCGCATGATGAACACGAACGGGTCATCGCTTTCACCGTCGAGGTGGTCAAGCGCCGGGTCCCGGTGATCGCCGGGACCGGCTCCAACTGCACCGATGAAGCCATTTCCTTGACCCAGCATGCGAAACGCGTCGGGGCGGACGGCGCTCTGCTGATCACCCCCTACTACAACAAACCGACTCAGGAAGGGCTGTTCCGCCACTTCAAGGCCGTAGCCGAAGCCGCGGATATCCCGATTGTGCTCTACAACATTCCGGGGCGGACCGGAGTCAACATGCTGCCGGCGACGGTGGCCCGTTTGACTTCCGTGCAGAACATCGTGGCGATCAAAGAAGGAAGCGGGTCGGTCCAACAGGCGTCGGACATCGTCCAGATGTGCGGAGACCGGATCACCGTGTTGTCCGGCGATGATCCGCTGACCTTGCCTATGATGGCGGTCGGAGCCAAGGGCGTCATCACGGTCACGGCGAACATCGCGCCGGTGGACATGGCCTACCTGGTCGATGCCTTTGCGGAAGGGCGGGTGGAGGAAGCGCGGCGGCTGCACTTTAAACTGTCCCCTTTGTTCGCCGCTCTGTTCCTGGAGACGAATCCGATCCCCGTCAAAGCGGCCCTCAGTATGATGGGGAAAATCGAGGAAGAGCTTCGTCTTCCCCTTTGCCCGATCGGGCAGGAGAATCGGGACAAGTTGGCGCGGGTGATGAAAGACTACGGACTGATTTAG
- the dapB gene encoding 4-hydroxy-tetrahydrodipicolinate reductase, with protein sequence MIKVIVAGAAGRMGSRLVALIKDSAALTLTGAVESKGHVSIGEDAGENAGCGKTGVLIADDLSTLLDRGEVVIDFSTPQSSLAHLRTVAQHRRAMVIGTTGFSPQELDELKSLARQVPCVFSPNMSVGVNVIFKVIAEMAKTLGEEYDLEVIEAHHRLKKDAPSGTALKMAEVLARAVNRDLAQVGVYARKGLIGERKRGEIGIQTIRAGDIVGDHTVLFGGIGERIEVVHRVQSRDTFARGALRAARWVVKQPPGLYDMQDVLGLK encoded by the coding sequence GTGATTAAAGTCATCGTTGCCGGCGCAGCCGGACGCATGGGTTCCAGGCTCGTTGCGCTGATCAAGGACTCGGCCGCCTTGACGTTGACCGGAGCGGTCGAAAGCAAGGGCCACGTCTCGATCGGCGAGGACGCCGGAGAAAACGCCGGGTGCGGCAAGACGGGCGTCCTGATCGCCGACGACCTGTCCACGCTCCTGGATCGTGGCGAAGTGGTCATCGATTTCTCCACTCCTCAGTCCTCACTCGCCCACCTGCGCACGGTGGCCCAGCATCGCCGGGCGATGGTCATCGGCACGACCGGCTTTTCGCCTCAAGAACTGGACGAACTCAAAAGTTTGGCGCGCCAAGTGCCTTGCGTGTTTTCGCCGAACATGAGCGTGGGCGTCAATGTGATCTTCAAAGTGATCGCCGAGATGGCCAAGACGCTCGGCGAGGAGTACGACCTCGAAGTGATCGAGGCGCATCACCGTTTGAAGAAGGATGCGCCGAGCGGTACGGCGCTGAAGATGGCGGAGGTGCTCGCCAGGGCAGTGAACCGTGACTTGGCCCAGGTCGGCGTCTACGCTCGGAAAGGGTTGATCGGGGAGCGCAAGCGTGGGGAAATCGGCATTCAGACAATCCGGGCAGGCGACATCGTCGGCGATCACACCGTGCTCTTCGGCGGCATAGGCGAGCGCATCGAGGTCGTCCACCGGGTGCAGAGTCGCGACACATTCGCCCGCGGGGCCCTTCGTGCGGCACGGTGGGTCGTGAAACAGCCTCCCGGACTCTACGACATGCAGGATGTCTTGGGGCTCAAGTAG
- a CDS encoding YHS domain-containing protein — MVQDPVCKVFVPRGTAVTAEIGGQTYFFCSRDCAQTFQKQLSG; from the coding sequence ATGGTGCAGGATCCGGTCTGTAAAGTCTTTGTCCCGAGGGGAACGGCGGTGACTGCAGAGATTGGAGGCCAGACCTACTTTTTCTGCAGCCGCGACTGCGCGCAGACCTTTCAAAAGCAGTTATCCGGTTAG
- the fsa gene encoding fructose-6-phosphate aldolase has protein sequence MHIYLDTASVKEIQEAASLGLLDGVTTNPSLVAKEGRSFKDVLLEICSIVDGPISAEVVSVEADAMVKEGRELAKIHKNIVVKCPLIPEGLRATKRLAAEGIRVNVTLCFSPTQALLAAKAGAWCVSPFIGRLDDVSSNGMELIRQIVTIFRNYAFPTKVLVASVRHPQHVVEAALAGGDICTMPFAVFQQLVKHPLTDVGLKKFLADWEARGRR, from the coding sequence ATGCACATCTATCTTGATACCGCGAGCGTGAAGGAGATTCAAGAAGCGGCGAGCCTCGGCCTGCTGGACGGGGTGACGACGAACCCGTCTCTCGTGGCGAAGGAAGGCCGGAGCTTCAAAGACGTGTTGTTGGAAATTTGCAGCATCGTGGATGGACCGATCAGCGCCGAAGTAGTCAGTGTCGAAGCGGACGCGATGGTGAAAGAGGGGCGCGAGCTGGCCAAAATCCACAAGAACATCGTAGTGAAATGTCCGCTGATCCCCGAAGGCTTGAGGGCGACAAAACGGCTGGCGGCGGAGGGTATTCGTGTGAACGTCACGCTTTGTTTTTCGCCGACCCAGGCCCTTCTCGCGGCCAAGGCGGGGGCTTGGTGCGTGTCCCCGTTCATCGGTCGGCTGGACGATGTCAGCTCAAACGGCATGGAGCTCATTCGCCAGATCGTGACAATCTTCCGCAACTACGCCTTCCCAACCAAAGTCCTGGTCGCCAGCGTCAGGCATCCGCAGCACGTCGTGGAGGCGGCGTTGGCCGGCGGGGATATCTGCACCATGCCCTTCGCGGTCTTTCAACAACTGGTGAAGCATCCGCTCACGGATGTCGGGCTCAAGAAATTTCTGGCCGATTGGGAGGCGCGGGGCAGGAGATAA
- a CDS encoding uracil-DNA glycosylase: protein MLEKILPGLIRLSVFRPMLAASHGTGKNERPFQFMLHSRPMRALDLLNERIVQCSRCPRLVAYREAIAQAKRRQFRDWTYWGRPVPGFGDPDARLYVLGLAPAAHGGNRTGRVFTGDRSGDWLYEALYKFGFANQPTSTHRDDGLRLRDCYIGATVRCAPPGNKPLPEEFENCRPYVLEELRLLARVRVVIVLGRVAFDHYLKACRDLGRTIPPSIPPFGHGLSYLLPWGVTLIGSYHPSQQNTFTGKLTRRMFHSVFRQARRRLERQ from the coding sequence ATGCTGGAAAAGATCCTTCCCGGATTGATTCGCCTGTCGGTATTCCGGCCCATGCTAGCAGCAAGTCATGGGACGGGCAAGAATGAACGCCCTTTCCAATTCATGCTACACTCGCGCCCCATGCGCGCGCTGGATCTCTTAAACGAACGGATCGTTCAGTGCTCCCGCTGCCCTCGGCTGGTCGCCTATCGTGAAGCGATCGCCCAAGCCAAGCGACGCCAGTTCCGCGACTGGACCTACTGGGGCCGCCCTGTCCCAGGCTTCGGTGATCCCGACGCCCGTCTCTATGTGTTGGGACTGGCGCCGGCCGCCCACGGAGGCAATCGAACGGGCCGAGTCTTTACCGGCGACCGCAGCGGTGACTGGCTTTATGAGGCGCTGTACAAGTTCGGCTTCGCCAATCAGCCGACCTCGACCCATCGGGATGACGGGCTTCGCCTTCGCGATTGTTACATCGGCGCGACGGTCCGGTGCGCTCCGCCCGGCAACAAACCCTTGCCGGAGGAATTTGAAAACTGCCGGCCTTATGTGCTCGAGGAGTTACGCCTGCTCGCGCGGGTGCGCGTCGTGATCGTGCTGGGGAGGGTCGCCTTCGACCACTACCTGAAAGCCTGCCGAGACCTGGGCCGCACGATCCCTCCGTCGATCCCTCCATTCGGTCACGGATTGTCGTACCTCCTCCCGTGGGGCGTGACGCTGATCGGGTCGTATCATCCCAGCCAGCAAAACACCTTCACCGGGAAACTGACACGGAGGATGTTTCACTCCGTCTTTCGGCAAGCCCGAAGACGGCTGGAACGCCAATGA
- a CDS encoding lytic transglycosylase domain-containing protein, which translates to MRLHLTALPVFATALMSGLLFMSVGAEQEPAAATVTLKSSKNMADAFPSAGHDRQQEAQSVADPDRDSPSEGASEELSDAEDRLVILPEIKREGERFFLSSFKLPEKLTFAGQPVPLDNWQVRERIEYEFYQFLEDQGESIILAKRMGRCFPPVEKQLAEAGLPDDLKYMLLVESKCIAAAYSRAKASGPWQFIGSTGKRYKLHSNKFLDQRRNLEMSTEAAIKYLRYLKDFQQGDWFLAMASYNAGEDRIRKLLKEQKVNDYWKLHGPRETMRYVPRIIAAKEIYSQPEKYLGLTKKDLYAPLETETVTVTIKEAQRHLTVIAEEFGTYFLELKMLNPEIRKDFLPKGTYQIKVPRQTCPNRCFKQDKTP; encoded by the coding sequence ATGCGGCTGCACCTCACAGCCTTGCCGGTCTTCGCAACGGCCTTGATGTCCGGCCTCCTGTTCATGTCCGTCGGGGCCGAACAGGAACCGGCAGCCGCGACCGTGACGTTGAAGTCTTCCAAGAACATGGCCGACGCTTTTCCCTCCGCCGGTCACGACCGGCAACAGGAGGCGCAAAGCGTTGCCGACCCCGACCGCGATTCTCCATCCGAAGGAGCCTCGGAGGAGCTTTCCGATGCGGAAGATCGCCTCGTCATCCTGCCGGAAATCAAGCGGGAAGGCGAACGGTTTTTCCTGAGTTCGTTCAAGCTCCCGGAGAAGCTGACCTTCGCAGGTCAACCGGTGCCGCTGGACAACTGGCAGGTCCGCGAGCGCATCGAGTACGAGTTCTATCAGTTCCTCGAGGATCAGGGCGAGAGCATCATCCTGGCCAAGCGCATGGGCCGATGTTTCCCGCCGGTGGAAAAGCAGTTGGCCGAGGCGGGCTTGCCGGACGATCTGAAGTACATGCTGCTCGTGGAGAGCAAGTGCATCGCCGCCGCCTATTCCCGCGCGAAGGCGTCCGGCCCCTGGCAATTCATCGGATCGACCGGCAAACGATACAAACTACACAGCAACAAGTTCTTGGACCAGCGGCGCAATCTCGAGATGTCGACGGAGGCCGCCATCAAGTACCTCCGCTACCTGAAGGATTTCCAGCAAGGCGACTGGTTTCTGGCGATGGCCTCCTACAATGCGGGGGAAGACCGCATCAGGAAATTGCTCAAAGAGCAAAAGGTGAACGATTACTGGAAGCTCCATGGCCCGCGCGAAACCATGCGCTACGTGCCGCGGATCATCGCGGCGAAGGAGATCTACTCCCAACCGGAGAAATATCTCGGGCTGACGAAAAAGGATTTGTACGCGCCGTTGGAGACCGAGACGGTGACCGTGACGATCAAAGAAGCGCAACGGCATCTCACCGTCATCGCCGAAGAGTTCGGCACCTATTTCCTCGAGCTGAAGATGCTGAACCCGGAAATCAGAAAAGACTTCCTGCCCAAAGGAACCTATCAGATCAAAGTCCCGCGGCAGACCTGCCCCAACCGCTGCTTCAAACAGGACAAGACACCGTAA
- a CDS encoding glycerate kinase, translating into MRVGVPQPRIRALLRRMCAAALSAVDPAEAVRRHVRRKGATLRVGRRTYDLRRDTRILAVGAGKASARMAWALERILGDRLDTGLVVVKYGLAVPTRKIEVVEAGHPVPDRAGERAASKLRALVGGLASNDLLIVLLSGGASSLLPAPVSGLSLADKQKTSQLLLKSGATIQEINTVRKHLSAIKGGQLAAETQARVVSLILSDVIGDDPASIGSGPTAPDPTTYAEACAILRRYGIWKSVPAPVRRHLVAGTEGRVAETPKPGASIFHRVQNLLIGNNRAAVEAAAAAAKTAGIAPVILTTTLTGEAREAAKVFGAIAREIVADDRPVRRPCCLIAGGELTVTVRGSGQGGRAQEFALAAALEIAGLPKVWVAGFATDGTDGPTEVAGAVADGETARRAARSGLDAARALRDNDAYPFFQKLRSHIVTGPTGTNVNDLYVLVSV; encoded by the coding sequence ATGCGCGTCGGTGTGCCGCAGCCTCGAATCCGCGCGCTCCTTCGGCGGATGTGCGCGGCTGCGCTCTCGGCGGTGGACCCGGCCGAGGCGGTCCGCCGCCATGTGAGACGGAAAGGGGCGACACTCCGGGTCGGTCGACGGACCTACGACCTCCGGCGCGATACCCGTATCCTTGCGGTCGGAGCCGGCAAGGCGTCCGCAAGGATGGCTTGGGCGCTGGAACGAATTCTGGGCGATCGTCTGGACACCGGCCTGGTGGTTGTGAAATACGGCCTTGCGGTCCCCACCAGAAAGATCGAGGTTGTGGAAGCCGGCCACCCGGTTCCCGATCGGGCCGGTGAGCGGGCCGCTTCAAAGCTCCGGGCGCTCGTCGGCGGCCTTGCATCGAACGACCTGCTCATCGTGCTCCTTTCCGGCGGCGCCTCCAGCCTGCTGCCGGCGCCGGTCTCCGGCCTGAGCCTCGCCGATAAGCAAAAGACATCGCAGTTGCTGCTCAAGAGCGGCGCGACCATTCAAGAGATCAACACGGTCAGAAAACACCTCTCTGCGATCAAAGGGGGGCAACTGGCAGCCGAGACGCAGGCGCGGGTGGTCAGTCTGATCCTGTCCGATGTGATCGGCGACGATCCGGCCTCCATCGGCTCAGGCCCGACGGCGCCAGATCCGACTACATACGCCGAGGCCTGCGCCATCTTGCGGCGCTACGGGATCTGGAAGTCGGTGCCGGCTCCGGTCAGAAGGCACCTTGTCGCGGGGACGGAAGGTCGGGTTGCGGAGACGCCGAAGCCAGGCGCCTCGATCTTTCATCGCGTGCAGAATCTCCTCATCGGCAACAATCGCGCCGCCGTGGAGGCGGCTGCGGCCGCGGCGAAAACCGCCGGGATTGCTCCGGTGATTCTGACGACGACGCTGACCGGCGAGGCGCGGGAAGCGGCGAAAGTCTTCGGAGCCATCGCGCGGGAGATCGTGGCGGATGACAGGCCCGTTCGACGCCCCTGCTGTCTGATCGCCGGAGGAGAACTGACGGTCACCGTTCGGGGAAGCGGGCAGGGTGGACGAGCCCAAGAGTTCGCGCTGGCCGCGGCGTTGGAGATCGCCGGATTGCCCAAGGTGTGGGTTGCAGGCTTCGCCACGGACGGCACCGATGGGCCGACCGAGGTGGCCGGAGCAGTAGCGGATGGTGAGACGGCCAGGCGCGCGGCGCGATCGGGGCTGGATGCGGCGCGCGCGC